A stretch of DNA from Dioscorea cayenensis subsp. rotundata cultivar TDr96_F1 chromosome 4, TDr96_F1_v2_PseudoChromosome.rev07_lg8_w22 25.fasta, whole genome shotgun sequence:
atggaaaaagtcaagacgtgagttgagaaaaaagcaattaaactggctccaataaattgcctctggggttaccctacggaaaaaccgcccacttcctctcaaatcgccgagatggtctgcagcccacgactccccatgcaagggcatttttcgtccaaaaaaatttgaaactcactccgctcacatccgttctgaggggtttgggggtttgaaaaaaacatagacttttaaaaggaggggtttttggggattgcaaaactaacggggtgtttttggcaattttacaaacttaaagggtttttttggcaatttccacatttttttatcatataattttcatttaaataattatctacTTTGTTGGAAACTAGCTGGATTTCAgagggcaaaaaaaaaataaccgcAAACAAGCTTTTGAGCAATTGTAAAATCCAAAATTCAAAAGATACATAAATACCATCAAGTGAGCAATATTTaactatgaaaaaaattatcattttcttttgagaCCCTTTTCCATAACCCATGCacccaaaaattcaaaaataaaaacatcacttcaatgataatttttatCCAACTTTAAGACCCGAATAAAATACAAGCTTCTTTCACATTGGCTATTGAGTTCCCTTCTTGTTGCTTGAAATTGAGAAGCTTATTGGATGGAATCCTATAGGTAATCAAACATATCATACAACACTCTTGTGAATTCCCTGCTACAAAACAACCGAATAtgtaaatcaagaataaattaaCTCCTATATCTATAGTCAGCAGCAATAAGAAAACCTTCACAATCCGACGCATTTTGCCCATCTAAAGAAACAACTGATCTGTTTGGGCAATAAGTAAGGTTCAAGAGAAGCTGGATCCAAGTCTGGGCTTCTCGGATTCGACCATATGTACACCCCTCGTTCTTGTTTGGTACCTGGAACTGTATTATCGAGCACAAAGGCTACAAGAAGAGCCACCACCATATTGAGTGACAGAAGTCCATTCAATGCATAGTTGAGCTGCATCAAAATTGTGCAATCAGTTTAAAAACAAGACCTAGGAAAAGCGGAAAAGCATGCAATAGATATAGTTCGTACTCCTGCATTTCCAATATGGATAGGACCATCTGATGCTGCGGCATATGGTATGAAATAACTGGGCAGAATGAGGCTGGTATTAGGTTGATACTGCTGGAAAAATGCCGGGATGGATAGAGAGATGAACATTGTAAATCCAACAATGATTATATTTCTGGAACTTGCTGTCTGAGTGTATTGCATTGTTGATAGGCCGAGAGCCACAATCAAACCCCAAGTGAAGCACAGAACAGCAGCAGCCAAGGCGAGCGGGATAGATGCAAGAAGTGCACCCACTTTTCCTGTGACATGCGGACACGCAAATTTAGAGCAACTGCCTCAAGCACATTAGATTGCACACATTGCCATGAACACTAAGAAGCTCCAAGAGAAGAATTTATTCATTACCAACAAATGAGATGAAGATCAAGAATGCAGCTCCAGCTACCAAGGCTTTTCTGCTACCCATCTTTGTAACCTCTAGGGTATGCATATTCTCTGTTAGTGTTGTTGAACCAATGCCTGTTCCCCACAGTCCAGCTAGAATGCTTGAAATTCCTTCCAAACCAATTCCCCTGCTCACTACCCCAGGAGTTGGGGGCCTTAAGTTTACTAGTAAGGATGAAGCATGATAAGTACCAACCTGGATAAATGTCAACAATGAAACCAACAAAAGACTTGATTAAAATCTTCAACGATATTGGAGGCGACCTTAAGCAAAAGCATCAAAAATAATAGTGTGTCTTGCATTGTTTCACCAAAAGCATACACAAGGCTTGTGAGCATAAACAAAAGAGAAGTGAAAACTTATTTCTTACATTATCTGtcaaaaaatagaattataaaTAAGCCAATGACGCGAACAACTACTAAAGTTTTGCCAAGACAGAAAAATCACCGGGCCTTAATATTtgcaaataaagttttttttttttttctataattttttttttctttttgtcagaTTGTCAAACATTAACTGCTACTATTTGTCACCTACAAATCAAAGTGAACACAGGACCAAGATATATACAGAAAACCATCAACCATAAGTGTAAGGTCTACTGAAtaaacaagcatctttcttttcaGTCACTTGAATAGGAATGAATCTTCCAATACATAAATCTACAAAACTAGCAAGTCTTTACACTATCGGCAACTCACGATCTGCTTGAGAATAAAAGCACAGGTCATTATctaactacaaacaaaaagtAGCAAATGatcaataagttgatgataattcAAAAAGAAGCCTTCGGAGATGCACATTTTTTTAGGATTTCCAAATAAGGTATTATCCTATATTACTGATATTCAAAACAGCactcagaaaaataaaatactttccTAACCAGTAGAAAGACTACAGAAATAATTGCATCTTTTTTGATTTATAGACACATGATATTCTGTAGCCAATTTAGGAGCAATGTACAGATAAAAATACAAAGTCAGGGATGACACATCTTGCAATCATTTAATAGTGCCATAActaacagtatatatatatactcactgaGTCAACTGATGCCACAATTGATGCAATGATCATTAAAATAGATGTCTTGAAATGGAAACTTGGGGCACCCCATTGGAATGGATAGGGAACCCTAACCCAAGCAGCAGTTCTCCAAGCATTGGATGCATCAGTTCGACAATGCCTCATGGTATCCACATGTCTCTTGCATGAATCCAGTAAGATATTTGAGTTAGGTATGTTTGAGTTACATCCCTTATAATTATAAGCCCCTCCTGTAgtcaaaaagaaagcatatgcCCACACTATTGCAACACTGAGAGGAACCTGAGACAGTAAAGATGGAAGAAGGGTAATGAGAGCACAAAATCCATCTAGCCTCCGAAAGAGAATGTACATGAGGCCCAAGAGGACATTGGTTACAGTTGTTGGATGCTAACAAAGTCCACTTCAGCAAAACAAGAGATAGGAAATCAAATTACCGCATAAACTAGGAAGATGTGATGCCCAAAGATAGAAATTCTTCTGAGATACTGCAATCAAGGAAAAGGGCAAACTGTAAAGATGAAGAAGTTTCTGGAAGCCAATAAGCATTGATATACAAAAGAGCATATCAAATGGGAGAAACATTCTAAACAGCATCAGAGTCTTTTTGATgaggaaaattcatttttagCCTTAAACTAGAAGTTATCAAGAGCTGCGGAGTTGTATACCAGAGTGAAAATTAGAACCAATATAATAAGCGGGACACTAATTTCAGCACAGGTGCCAGCTTGAGGGAAACCATAGCTGAAAAATGCCAAACCTACAGCAGCAACAGTTGGAGCAACAACCACTGGATTTATTAACCTGCAATGTGCATGCAAAACCTTGAAATTATTCATGGATTACTCTACAAACAGACAAGACACAGCATTTAGAACATTAATTAAGAAACCTAGAATCAGCCATGTAAAATATGTCTATAATAAGTGCAAAAGGCACTACTACTAGCCCCtgtttcaatagttttagatAAACCACATACACTATCACATTTCTAACCCAATTCATAGGAGCTCTATACTATTGAAATTGTTTCCATAGTAATCTGGTGTATCACAGAAAAGATAAATGAACAAATTGTCCATAGTAAAGGGAGGGAACACTATATCCAATAGATATGAGAATTCAATGAACAACACATAGGGGGAAAACATGGAGTTTAGGGATTCAAAGATCAGTATATTAAAAGTCAAATCAGGCGGAAAAAGGGAATCGCGCTAAATGACATTCTACAGCTTTCGTGTGTGCTAAAAACTTAACTCATCACATGTGTGCTTCTATTCCGTTTCTTTGTGATACAaatcttttaacaaataaactgagacaaaggaaaaaaaattacaaaatgacTGCCTATTGGTTCAAATTTTATCTTGTAAGGTGCTTTTGCCTCATGAATAAATTTGAAGGCTTGATTAGTTTTCATTCTACTAGCAAGTTGTATAGGCTATGTTTTGAGACACAAATATGAGAACAGTGAAGCGATCAGTAGAAGCTCAAAGAAAGTCAGATGGAGCACATATTAGAAAGgaaaaaacttaatcaaaataATCGAGATTTTGTACCTCAAGAAAAGGGCCATAAGGCCACTGTATCCCAAAATTGTCTGAAAAACTGAACCAATAATGATAGCCCCTTGTAGTTCCCTCATTATATGCCTAAATTTCTGCAttcaaataaaatgatattttcaaCAACCCATCAATTACAAAAACTCTCAATTTCTAAGAATCATTATCCCAAAGTGCAAACTTACATTTTCACTGAGATTTCGAAACTCTTCAGAGTTAATGACAACCAATGCTGGAGCCAAATATACAAATGAGCTTCCTTGGACCAATGGAAGCCTAGTACCTAGAAATGAATGCATTATAGTTGTAACACCAGATACCAAAAGCATGGTGGAAATGACATTAGCAGTCTCCTCCTGTCATATATAAAAACCAGTAACGCTAAATTTTGTTATGTTTAGCTCAAACAGTGAGATATTAGTAAAAAACAATCCTTACATCAGTTCCACCCATGGCTGGTACCATAATTAAAGGAATGAATACAAGTGAACCCGCCAATGACAAGTAGTGTTGGACACCATATGGAATAAGGCTGGCTGCAATTAGAACAGACACAATAAGACCCGGAACAATATCGGTTCCCTGTTTCATAAGTAAATCAGCTTTTCTACTTTGACAAATTCTAAAAGATACCAACAGTCTTACACGAAGTCACACTGAGAATTATTAGAAAGACCACCTATTCTACAAGAACCAACGCTGAAAAATATTGAGTGGAACATCAAAACACTTCGCCAAGATCAGGGGTATACAATGAAACCTTAAGTTTTCTTTCCTAGGTGCATTATTGTTTTacttattgaaaagaaaacatgaactAGATACAATCTTTATGATGGCAAATGAACTCATCCACGAAGTCAAACAGAACCACACTCAACACTAGCTTAATTATAGTGATTCTTTGAACCTGGCAAGTTAATTCCATAACAATGTAAATAACCCACTAACAAGTACAAGGCATTTCTATCAAAggcaaaaaatttcaaatagttGTGCAGTAGCAGCATGATAAAGGTTCGAATTTTAAAGTACCATCTAACTTGAACATGGAATTGGATGTTActaaaacaaaagcaagatgatgaagtgaactaaccATAACCCGGTTTATCTGTTAGTCTAGACTTAAGCCTTGGTGATCTATTCAATGGTGGATTCTCCAGCTCGGGAGACTCAGAAAACATATCAATCTCCACTTCACCGTCAAATTTCTGGGCATCCTTCTTCTTCGACTCCTCATCACCAGACGCTACTGGCGCTATCGCCGCAACACCCACATTAGCATTCCTATTCCTATTCCTATTCCCGTTCGCATTCACATTCGCATTCACCTCCTCTGGCTTTCTCTCTTCCTTGATACCCACCCCAGTCTCAACTCCAACCCTTCTCTTATCCTTCTCATCAGCTCTCAACCCCCCATTCCCAGAGCCAATCTCGATCCCCTTACTCTCCACCCCAATATTCCTCCTCCGGCCCAGCATGGGTTCAATCTCCACCTTCGGCGGAGACCGAGCTCTCCGGCGCTCAATCCCCTCCTCCAAATCCACCTCGTCAGCAGGCCGCTCCATCTCAACCTCACCAACGGTACTGACAACGGTCTCTCCAGAGAAATTAGGGTTAAACCCAGTGCGCTTAGCCCAGGACTTGAGGTCTCTGGGGTTATGATCATTGTTGTGAACGAATGGCTCGATCCTCGGCGGCCACGGCCCTGGCCTCGGCCGGGCCTTCGTCTCCTCCGGGATCTTGGAGCTGGAACCAGGATCCATAGAGGAGATCGAACTACCACTCAACCAGagagaaaagaaggagaaggagaaggctATAGAGACGAAGATGAAGCGGCGGTGAAAGCGAATCGTGGAAGCGAAGGAAGTGAAGATGATAAGAAGCCACTCACGCAGTGTGCCATGGCATGGTAGAGAGCTGGTCGCTTTCTTTTCTGGTGTTTGTTGgactttttaattgtttaattaattattttaccgTTGGTGGGACACGTCATTTAGTGCTGGGATTTGAAATTTGGGTGCTAAATTTGGATTATAATTAGTAATTCTTATGAGTAATGAGTGGTTTTtggatattaattaattattttctgtGATTTTATAATTggagttttgtttttaattgagatttgttggattttaatttttggttgagtttttttctttgGCTGTGATGATTGTGATGAGAAATGTTTGATGTGAAGTTTTAATTTCGGATTGgatttggtttgtttatttaattaaatacatgtgattttatatttaatataatgatCAAATTTTAGTAAGATGAgaaacatttaattttataaataatctttatttattCAGGTATTTTATTTATGAACATTCTATGTCAAAATTTGGATAGTTAAAATTTTACCATACGTGTGAGATGTTTTGGtgactttgtcaaaaaaaaaacctcaataaATACAAGGACCAAATAGTTATGGggaacatatatatttatttattttaatttttaaaaaattagataaattatataaattattattttttaatatagaaaatGATGAAGGTAAGTGGGAAATTTTTCAATAACTCCACAAAAAAATAGATggtctacaaaaataataaaagacaaaagtttgtaagaaaatatatgggGCATTGAATTACTCCATAACAGTTTTTTCCTTTGATGTAAAAACCTAATTGAATTCTTTATAGATGCTAaggtaaaaatgaaattttaccGTTAAATATGTAATAgcaaaaaattttttaacattatttatatgaagttccaaatcaaacatattaataaaagaGACAATCGGAATCTAGTATTTTTATCGACGCTACATTAATAAAATTCtgtgtatatttataataaattcaagacttaaaactcaacaaagaaatacaaatttaattattcatatgAGTAATTGAATATGTTTTCaaatcaccatcaccacctatcaaacaaacaaccaacaaatgatattttttaacattttaccCTTAAAGGCATAAGTGCTATTTTCAACTTATTACATATAATTctcatatttaaaaagaaaaaatatttttttataata
This window harbors:
- the LOC120259037 gene encoding nucleobase-ascorbate transporter 11 isoform X1 produces the protein MDPGSSSKIPEETKARPRPGPWPPRIEPFVHNNDHNPRDLKSWAKRTGFNPNFSGETVVSTVGEVEMERPADEVDLEEGIERRRARSPPKVEIEPMLGRRRNIGVESKGIEIGSGNGGLRADEKDKRRVGVETGVGIKEERKPEEVNANVNANGNRNRNRNANVGVAAIAPVASGDEESKKKDAQKFDGEVEIDMFSESPELENPPLNRSPRLKSRLTDKPGYASLIPYGVQHYLSLAGSLVFIPLIMVPAMGGTDEETANVISTMLLVSGVTTIMHSFLGTRLPLVQGSSFVYLAPALVVINSEEFRNLSENKFRHIMRELQGAIIIGSVFQTILGYSGLMALFLRLINPVVVAPTVAAVGLAFFSYGFPQAGTCAEISVPLIILVLIFTLYLRRISIFGHHIFLVYAVPLSVAIVWAYAFFLTTGGAYNYKGCNSNIPNSNILLDSCKRHVDTMRHCRTDASNAWRTAAWVRVPYPFQWGAPSFHFKTSILMIIASIVASVDSVGTYHASSLLVNLRPPTPGVVSRGIGLEGISSILAGLWGTGIGSTTLTENMHTLEVTKMGSRKALVAGAAFLIFISFVGKVGALLASIPLALAAAVLCFTWGLIVALGLSTMQYTQTASSRNIIIVGFTMFISLSIPAFFQQYQPNTSLILPSYFIPYAAASDGPIHIGNAGLNYALNGLLSLNMVVALLVAFVLDNTVPGTKQERGVYIWSNPRSPDLDPASLEPYLLPKQISCFFRWAKCVGL
- the LOC120259037 gene encoding nucleobase-ascorbate transporter 11 isoform X2 encodes the protein MDPGSSSKIPEETKARPRPGPWPPRIEPFVHNNDHNPRDLKSWAKRTGFNPNFSGETVVSTVGEVEMERPADEVDLEEGIERRRARSPPKVEIEPMLGRRRNIGVESKGIEIGSGNGGLRADEKDKRRVGVETGVGIKEERKPEEVNANVNANGNRNRNRNANVGVAAIAPVASGDEESKKKDAQKFDGEVEIDMFSESPELENPPLNRSPRLKSRLTDKPGYGTRLPLVQGSSFVYLAPALVVINSEEFRNLSENKFRHIMRELQGAIIIGSVFQTILGYSGLMALFLRLINPVVVAPTVAAVGLAFFSYGFPQAGTCAEISVPLIILVLIFTLYLRRISIFGHHIFLVYAVPLSVAIVWAYAFFLTTGGAYNYKGCNSNIPNSNILLDSCKRHVDTMRHCRTDASNAWRTAAWVRVPYPFQWGAPSFHFKTSILMIIASIVASVDSVGTYHASSLLVNLRPPTPGVVSRGIGLEGISSILAGLWGTGIGSTTLTENMHTLEVTKMGSRKALVAGAAFLIFISFVGKVGALLASIPLALAAAVLCFTWGLIVALGLSTMQYTQTASSRNIIIVGFTMFISLSIPAFFQQYQPNTSLILPSYFIPYAAASDGPIHIGNAGLNYALNGLLSLNMVVALLVAFVLDNTVPGTKQERGVYIWSNPRSPDLDPASLEPYLLPKQISCFFRWAKCVGL